Within the Rosa rugosa chromosome 2, drRosRugo1.1, whole genome shotgun sequence genome, the region AACAAGAGTCCAGAAGATTTTGACAAGAAGCCATTATATTTGGCTAGTGCATGATTCCATTTCTTATCTGCCAAGTGctaacaccaccaccacaagtagccaaaagttttatttttaattatctctTAGCAAAATAAAAGCTCTCAATTGCTTTTAACTTCACCCATGGCAGCAACGAAGACATGTATAActtcaaaaaatgaaaacaaaaagtcTAGAATTATGAGATTGATAAGTAGttcatttcatatctaattGTATCTAGTCACAAACTCGTACTGCATCATATCTAATTATCTTGTTAGTTCAATTTTGTTACCATGGTTCTCTTGCTCTTTACATGTTCAGTTAGCTGCTTTGGTAGAATGATACTGAGGAAGGTGTTAATTTGAGAGGAAGGTGTCAATTTTCAACAACCTTTGCAAAGTTTTGGTTATTTTTCTTGATTAAAGAGGAAGGTGTTAATTTGAGAGGTGATTCTTGTTTTCTGTAGAGATTCactgagagagatagagaggagTAATGGGATTGAGAGGATGAGATGCAGCTTTTTGAAGTTGCTGAGATAGCTTATTTAGCAGGCAAGCATATGATACCATGCTCCATGTTCTCTGCTTGGTATGCTTTCTTGAAGTTTCCTTTGTCTACATGCATTTAAGATTTCATAATTAAATCTTTATATGTACTCGTTTAGTACATGCAAGGGAAGTGTGGCAGTCAATCCTGTATATTGCTGGATATTGAAATTCTTAAATAACTCATTAAATATTTCATCATCCTTTGGCAGGAACTTGACCATGTTCATCACATGGAACTGATGCATGATCGCGTTTTAAAATATCCAGATCGTGTTCAGAATTTGTACTTCGCATTCCTCTTTGTTCTCCGGGCAGTGACAAGAGTAAGCATTTTCTGCTATCCTTTCTGAGTTGGTACCGCATAATCAATTTTCTTATTGTCCCACATTTACTAATCATTGATGGGCTTAACATCTTGTAGGCTGCAGATTACTTAGAGCAGGCTGAGTATGATACAGGTAATCATGAGGAATACCTTAGAACAGAGTCTTTGATGAGGCAGCTACTTTACAATCCTCAACTCCAAGCTACATGTCCCCTACCGTTTGATGAAGCAAAGCTCTGGAACAGTCAGAGCGGACCACAATTGAAgcaaaaaattcaaaagaaatTCAGAAACATCAGGTTTGTCTGTGAGAAAGTTGCTTCAGTAATTAATATTTTATGTTGAACTAAACATTGATCACCTGCTTGTCATTCGGAGTTGTAAAGTAAAAATTTCATCTTCAAATTTCAGTGCATTAATGGATTGTGTGGGATGTGAGAAATGTCGGCTCTGGGGAAAGCTTCAAGTTCTTGGTCTTGGTACTGCATTGAAGATCCTCTTTTCTGTGGATGGTAAAAATCATCAAGATCAACTTGTAAGTTCTTGCAGCTCTCTTATCAAACTTATCTTGCAACGTAggttttcttatttatctaaATACCCATTTGTCAGTTTTGACTTGCAAAGCTACCAAATTGGTTTTGATCGGGTTATGCTTGAGGTTTTCCAATAGCTTTCCAGCTGAACATTTAGACTTTGTTTGAGTTGCCTTGTTTAACAAGTTCTTTAGAGTAGGTGAACATGAaccaactctttctctctcatttttctttGCACATGCAGCTGCAGCTGCAACGAAATGGCTCTTATTGGTGTCATTTAAAACTTTGTTGTTTAAGTTCTCATGCCCACCgttttttgatagaattcaagaaTCAATCTAGTTTTAGTTCAATTTTTCATCAAAATTTAATATTGTTTTTTGCTGTGCTACTTGCTATTCTATCTATTTGATTTGCTTTGCTGGAGATTATATCTAGTACAATAGGATCATTGTAAACAGATATATACCAGCTTTAGGTGGTAGTCATAAAATCTGAGCACTAATTTGTTCCCAAAATCTTTTTTTAAACAATTTAATGGGAAAGACTATCCtttgcttttgtgagattggTTTAATGGTTTTGATATTAGGGTATGTGTTTTGAATTGGGGTTTGAGGAGGTTGGAATGAAAAAGGTGTAtgcttttgatttttattttgagcGTGTGACATCAATTGGTGAATAACAATGATAGTTATTGATGATTCACAATCTTTTGATCTCAGTTGTTTGTGATGAGTTAATTATGTGGCTTATTCCTCTAAGGGTTTATCTTTTGGATCCTTCCTGGGCACATGACAATGAAGCTTAGAAGTAAAACAGGGCATATCAATACCATAAGACAGTAGGAACTAAATGCTTTCATAGAGTATATATGAATTGAAACTATAATGAAATGACTGAAAGCTACGAAACTAAGTAAAGGTTTTTTTGGTCTGTAACTTATTTCTTATGTGTGTAATTCTTGTTCATTGTTTATCAAGTTCTAAATTTGCAACTCTATGTTCATTGAATCTTGAATTTACGCAGGTATGTCCAGAACTACAGGGAAAAGGAGAAGTTGGAGCATAGGCTCTAAAATGCACAGTTGGAAAAGGAGGATAAGAGGCAGAGCTTTCAGCAACATTTTTTGGGGATTGCAGGTATGAAAAACTCATATGTAGTTTAAATTTCACTCAAGTTTTTTTATCTGGATTATTGGTGTGTAGTGTGTACACCGATATTGTTTGATCTGGTTGACAGTAAATTTGCCAACCTAGGATCTATGCTTTAATGAAGTAATTAATCACTCAAATGTACACTTCTCCAAATTTCACTTAAATGTACACTTCTCCACACTAGGATCTATGCTTTCATAAAGTAATTAATCAGAGGATTTCAATATCAATTTGCCTAAACTTTAGTATCAGTAAGTGTAGTCCTAAGTCTCATGCTCATCCTCCCTCTCTTCACTTGATTTATGTTTCTTTATCTGAATACGTTTCACTTATCTATGTAGATAGAAAACGGACACATATCTTGAGGAAGATGGAGGAAGATCCCTGCAAAGCTTTTCTTGAAGTAGAGGAAGAAAAGTACCTTGTATTATCTTATAAACTCTTGTATAAAAGCTTCATTGCTTTTGTAACATTCATGAGAAAAATCCAAATGTAACATTCCCTTTTCAATATGTTGAATTCCTTTTTGTACagcttttatccaaaaaaaaaaaaatctgccaATGCATATTTAcatgccagatttttttttattcataaataaaaTTCTGCGACGGCAATTTTACCGTCGCAAAGCTTTGGTAGCGGTCGGTGGCGTCACTATAgatatttgcgacggcatttttcaGTAGCAAAATTCTTGCGACGGCAACCTTTTGCCGTCGCTAATAAGCTTGCGACGGTGCATTTGCCGTCGCTAATACCAATGGCGACGCCCCCAACGACATCGGCGCAattgccgtcgcctagccgtcgccattggtctttcgcgacggcaatttcactttccgcgacggcacagcgccgtggcaatttgaatttttttttgtagtgcacGAGGCCTCCGCCAATGGCCTCCTCTACCTAGGCATGGGAGTCTCCGGCGACGACGAGGGCGCCCACCACGGCCCCAGTCTCATGCCCGGCGGGTTTCACCAGGCGTATTCCAACATACGTGTTGAAGAACATTGGCGAACTTGAGTGGATTGAAGGAGGAGAGGGAGAGCACCAAGGAGGAGACTATCCAGGCCATAGATTGCGCCCTTCTCTTGCACAAATGGGGTTATGTGGtgtcatcgaaaaaaaatagggttctgtggatggagagagagagagagagagagagagagaggagggtagttttggagtgaaatgacaagaaatattaaaaaaaaaaaaaaaaggtgtgtagaatgtaaaagggggtgtgcaaatttcagccCCCAATTTATATTATTAGTTTTTTGATTGAATTCAAAAGATGAATCTATATATATTAAGACATTATTCTTTCTTGATCTTGCCTATTACGTATTACTTCTtcctccttctcttcttcttcttcttttgtacCGAATCGTCTCTTTTTTCCTCTCATTCTTCCATGCATATCTTATTTCCAACGCATACTTCtcatttctttgtttatttctttttctctcataTCTGTATTTTTTGTGTGGCTTCTCCCTTCTCAGTTTGTCTAACATGACTTAGCCAATTCGCAGCTAGCTTTATTATAAACTTAGTAAGAAGTTTTTGCTTGCCTTTGATATAGAATCGATTATGGTGCTATAGGTAACATTTGTCCTATAATTTGATTAGACATTTTTAtttgggttaaatactgtttactccttgaactttcagggaaaaaacagttcagtccctccctttttaatttcacaagtttactccctcatctctcaattttggaccaataggtccattccgtccaatttcTCGGTTAAGTCACTGTTGTGGTTATCCCTTTCGCATCAAAATGTCTCATATACCCCgtgattcttttttttaattaatttattttttcctctctctctctctttcccttatgcttttctctctcttcttcatcttccacCACTGATGGGATTGGGTGGATCCTAATCCAAAACGAAATCCTCACCAGAtgtatcctctctctctctctgtcagaACTCAGAATATGTCAAAAACCACAGCACAACAAGAAATCCATGTCTGCTTGTTTCGAATTCAACCAAACAACACCATTTCAAGCTTAGTAACTCAAAAGTTCAATCACATCAGCAAAAGTTAAACAATTAATAATTGAGGCTCCATATATCATCTCAAGAAATATTCAAAATCAACAACCATATGAATTCAGAAAACCCGATTTCAAAATCGAGTATAGGCCGAGCGCGACAGCTTCGATCCACACACAAAAACCAACCCACCTTCAGCAGCACTTTCCTCATTGAAATGCAAGTCTTCTGTGACCCAAAGGGGAGGAGGCTGAGCGCGAAGAGGACGGCAACGTCGTCGAAGTCTGGTTGACTACGGGGTCGGCAGCGCAGGAGAATTAACCGCAGACCCAGTAGACAAGgatgatcaagaagatg harbors:
- the LOC133728778 gene encoding endoplasmic reticulum oxidoreductin-1-like isoform X1 translates to MLHVLCLELDHVHHMELMHDRVLKYPDRVQNLYFAFLFVLRAVTRAADYLEQAEYDTGNHEEYLRTESLMRQLLYNPQLQATCPLPFDEAKLWNSQSGPQLKQKIQKKFRNISALMDCVGCEKCRLWGKLQVLGLGTALKILFSVDGKNHQDQLVCPELQGKGEVGA
- the LOC133728778 gene encoding endoplasmic reticulum oxidoreductin-1-like isoform X2 — translated: MELMHDRVLKYPDRVQNLYFAFLFVLRAVTRAADYLEQAEYDTGNHEEYLRTESLMRQLLYNPQLQATCPLPFDEAKLWNSQSGPQLKQKIQKKFRNISALMDCVGCEKCRLWGKLQVLGLGTALKILFSVDGKNHQDQLVCPELQGKGEVGA